The genome window CGTCGTGTAATAGCCCTTCACGGCGGCGAGATAGGCATCCGGATCGAACGGCTTGCCGGTCTCGGCCATCAGTTCGTAAACCGGAACGATCGCGCCCTTGGCGGACATCATCGTTGCGGTGCCGACCTCGAAGACCTGAAGGATGTGAGGCTGCTCGCCGGCGCGGAAGGCGGCGATGCCGGCATTCAGCGTCTCGGAATAGTTGCCCTTGTGCGAGGCGACGACGACGAACTCGTCCTGCGAGGCATTGAACTTCTCAACCTGCTCGGCGAGCAGCTCGCCCAGGCGGCCGGTGAAGGCATGCCACCACTGGATTTCGGTCGCGCCGAAGGACGCCGTCGTGCTTCCGGCCAGGATCGTCGCGGCGACCAGTCCGGCGAGTGTCTTGCGATAAGCCATTGTGTTTGCTCCCATCGATCGGGCTTCCGGCCCGACATGCGGTTGAGGAACGGCAGGCGGACCCAGATGGCCACGCCGAACGAAACGCCCGCTTTTCGTATTGTTTTCATATGAACGATAAATGTCGCTCACATGAACATTAAGCGACACTTCAATGACGGGTGCAAGCCTTGCGCGGCCGTCGGTCTGCGAAGTCTGTGAAGAAGCGTTTCCGGCCGCCGGATGCGCGCGGCACGAAGAGCTTTGTCCGGTTTCCGTGCTCCCGGTGCCTAGGGGCAACGCGGATTCGCACAGTCAACAGTTTGATGACAGTTATCCCGGCGATTCACGACAAGGGGGCATCGCCGTGAAATACCGGTCGTGAATCACCTGCACGCACTTTCCCCCGCACCGTCCCTCGGCTACCAAGGATCGTCATGAGGGGAATTGAAATGAAGGGAACGGCACCGGCAAACGACACGAGCGCCGCCTCACCGATGCGTGTGGCGCCGCACAACGCGGAAGCCGAACGCCAGCTTCTCGGCGCCATCATCGTCAACAACGAGACCTATTACCGCGTTTCCGATTTTCTCGAACCCGGCCATTTCTTCATCGCGCCGCACCGCGAGGTGTATGAAAAGGCCGGCCAGCTTATCCGCGCCGGCAAGGTCGCGTCTCCGATCACGCTCAAGACCTTTTTTGCCCAAGACGCGAAAATCGCCGACATGTCGGCGGCTCAATACATCCTGCGCCTGGCCGCTGATGCCGCCTCCATCATCAACGCGGAGGACTATGGCCGCGCGATCTACGATCTCGCCATTCGCCGGAACCTGATCCGCATCGGCGAGGACATGGTCAACATCGCCTTCGATGCACCGATCGACATGCCACCGGGCACACAGATCGACGATGCAGAACGCAGGCTCTTCGAACTCGCCGAAAAAGGCAGTTCGAACGCTGGCTTCGTCAGCTTCGGCGATGCCCTGACCGCCACCATCGAAATGGCGGCTGCCGCCTATCAGCGTGAGGGAGCTCTGTCGGGAACCGCCAGTGGCCTGCGCGACCTCGACAGCCTGATGGGCGGGCTGCAGCCGTCGGACCTCATTGTGCTCGCGGGACGTCCGGCCATGGGCAAGACCTCGCTTGCCACCAATATCGCCTACAACATCGCCGAGGCCTATCATGCCGAGGAACAGCCCGACGGAACGATGAAGACCATCAACGGCGGTGTGGTCGGCTTCTTCTCGCTGGAAATGTCCGCGGAACAGCTCGCCACCCGCATCATCTCCGAGCAGACCGAGATCTCGTCGTCAAAGATCCGGCGTGGCGACATCTCCGAGCATGACTTCGAAAAACTCGCCGCCGCCTCGCAGACGATGCAAAGCGTACCGCTGCATGTCGACCAGACAGGCGGCATCTCGATCTCCCAGCTCGTCGCGCGTGCCCGCCGGCTGAAGCGTCAGCGCGGCCTCGATCTCCTGATCGTCGACTACATCCAGCTTCTGACCGGCTCGAGCAAGAACCAGGGCAACCGTGTTCAGGAAATCACCGAGATCACCACGGGGCTGAAGGCGCTCGCCAAGGAACTCAACGTCCCGATCATCGCTCTGTCCCAGCTCTCGCGTCAGGTCGAATCGCGCGACGACAAGCGTCCGATCCTCTCCGACCTTCGCGAATCCGGCTCCATCGAGCAGGACGCCGACGTGGTGATGTTTGTCTATCGCGAG of Stappia sp. ES.058 contains these proteins:
- a CDS encoding replicative DNA helicase → MKGTAPANDTSAASPMRVAPHNAEAERQLLGAIIVNNETYYRVSDFLEPGHFFIAPHREVYEKAGQLIRAGKVASPITLKTFFAQDAKIADMSAAQYILRLAADAASIINAEDYGRAIYDLAIRRNLIRIGEDMVNIAFDAPIDMPPGTQIDDAERRLFELAEKGSSNAGFVSFGDALTATIEMAAAAYQREGALSGTASGLRDLDSLMGGLQPSDLIVLAGRPAMGKTSLATNIAYNIAEAYHAEEQPDGTMKTINGGVVGFFSLEMSAEQLATRIISEQTEISSSKIRRGDISEHDFEKLAAASQTMQSVPLHVDQTGGISISQLVARARRLKRQRGLDLLIVDYIQLLTGSSKNQGNRVQEITEITTGLKALAKELNVPIIALSQLSRQVESRDDKRPILSDLRESGSIEQDADVVMFVYREEYYLSKAIGQEATPEDMEKLDRVRNRAEVIIAKQRHGPTGTANLHFQGEFTRFSDLADPDRFPEPHE